The following coding sequences lie in one Acidobacteriota bacterium genomic window:
- a CDS encoding bifunctional 4-hydroxy-2-oxoglutarate aldolase/2-dehydro-3-deoxy-phosphogluconate aldolase, with amino-acid sequence MTRDKALEGLLAAKAVAVIRMKDAARVAATADALRRGGVTAIEITMTVPGAVAIIREMAKTKAPGTLVGAGTVLDAKTAAEVIAAGADFVVSPICDPGMIAACLEAGVLAAPGAFSPTEIVTAWRAGADIVKVFPATSLGPRFFRDLRGPLPQVRLMPTGGVTLENAREFIAAGASCVGLGTALVDAKTVERCDWPTLETRARVLMASFGSGKDR; translated from the coding sequence ATGACGAGAGACAAGGCCCTCGAAGGACTGCTGGCCGCCAAGGCCGTGGCCGTCATCCGGATGAAGGACGCGGCCCGGGTGGCCGCGACGGCCGACGCGCTCCGCCGGGGCGGCGTCACGGCCATCGAGATCACCATGACCGTGCCCGGGGCCGTCGCCATCATCCGGGAGATGGCCAAGACCAAGGCGCCGGGAACGCTGGTCGGCGCGGGCACCGTGCTCGACGCCAAGACGGCCGCCGAGGTCATCGCCGCCGGCGCCGACTTCGTCGTCTCGCCGATCTGCGACCCGGGGATGATCGCGGCCTGCCTCGAGGCCGGCGTCCTCGCCGCGCCGGGCGCCTTCAGCCCGACCGAGATCGTCACGGCCTGGCGGGCCGGGGCGGACATCGTCAAGGTCTTCCCGGCCACGTCGCTCGGGCCGCGGTTCTTCCGCGACCTGCGGGGACCGCTGCCCCAGGTCCGGCTCATGCCCACCGGCGGCGTCACGCTGGAGAACGCCCGGGAGTTCATCGCGGCCGGGGCCAGCTGCGTCGGCCTGGGCACGGCCCTGGTCGACGCCAAGACGGTCGAGCGCTGCGACTGGCCGACGCTCGAGACGCGGGCCCGCGTGCTGATGGCCTCGTTCGGATCCGGCAAAGACCGATGA
- a CDS encoding MFS transporter yields the protein MSPDRGPGASSGDSPGASFWNRDFLLALTGYFFLYLAVSLFFLFPVVLERFGPSQSRIGLIMGIYSVVAIAVRPFFGHSIDVRGGRRFAVLGVLLLIATTPLFHLVHDAGWLPVLLRALAGLGWGVSMTAAISMCSDLGPVDRLAKSMGVIGVAGLVANALGPLLAEELLRGGGPGRLYNASLLFLAAALACFLAARELPRCEDGPAAGGAKALKAVPWALALVIGAVPVFHGAIRGAMIFFIAVFANSIGLGRVGPFFVVFSLAAIVTRFHLGDVSDRRGRKAVILPAALIIAFNLFAIAQVRSYPLLLVTGFVGGLGQGLIFPALSTYIIDFLGRANKGLAISLYNSLFDVGMGLGAPFFGWISDLAGYRWMYRVAGLLLVVSTAVFMAKAPATEKQEGAEPLTRRA from the coding sequence ATGAGCCCCGATCGCGGGCCGGGGGCTTCGAGCGGCGACTCGCCCGGAGCCTCCTTCTGGAACCGGGACTTCCTGCTGGCCCTGACCGGCTATTTCTTCCTGTACCTGGCCGTCTCGCTCTTCTTCTTGTTCCCGGTCGTCCTCGAGAGGTTCGGCCCCAGCCAGAGCCGGATCGGCCTGATCATGGGCATCTACAGCGTCGTGGCCATCGCCGTCCGGCCGTTCTTCGGGCATTCCATCGACGTGCGCGGCGGGCGGCGCTTCGCCGTCCTCGGCGTCCTCCTGCTCATCGCGACGACGCCGCTCTTCCATCTCGTCCATGACGCGGGCTGGCTGCCGGTGCTGCTGCGGGCGCTGGCCGGGCTGGGATGGGGCGTCAGCATGACCGCCGCCATCTCCATGTGTTCCGACCTGGGGCCGGTCGACCGGCTGGCCAAGTCGATGGGCGTCATCGGCGTGGCCGGGCTGGTGGCCAACGCTCTCGGGCCGCTGCTGGCCGAGGAGCTGCTCCGGGGCGGCGGTCCGGGGCGGCTCTACAACGCCAGCCTCCTCTTCCTGGCCGCCGCCCTGGCCTGCTTCCTGGCGGCGCGCGAGCTGCCCCGGTGCGAGGACGGGCCGGCGGCCGGCGGCGCGAAGGCCCTGAAGGCGGTGCCGTGGGCGCTGGCGCTCGTCATCGGGGCGGTCCCGGTCTTCCATGGGGCCATCCGCGGGGCGATGATCTTCTTCATCGCCGTCTTCGCCAACTCGATCGGCCTCGGCCGGGTCGGGCCGTTCTTCGTGGTCTTCTCGCTGGCCGCGATCGTGACCCGGTTCCATCTCGGCGACGTGTCGGACCGGCGCGGGCGGAAGGCGGTCATCCTGCCGGCGGCGCTGATCATAGCGTTCAACCTGTTCGCCATCGCCCAGGTGCGGAGCTATCCGCTTCTGCTGGTCACCGGGTTCGTGGGCGGGCTGGGGCAGGGCCTGATCTTCCCCGCCCTGAGCACGTACATAATCGATTTTCTCGGCCGCGCGAACAAGGGGCTGGCCATCAGCCTGTACAACTCGCTGTTCGACGTCGGGATGGGCCTGGGGGCGCCGTTCTTCGGCTGGATCTCGGACCTGGCCGGATACAGGTGGATGTACCGGGTGGCCGGGCTGCTGCTCGTCGTCTCGACGGCGGTGTTCATGGCCAAGGCCCCGGCGACGGAAAAGCAGGAAGGGGCCGAACCTCTGACAAGGCGGGCTTGA
- a CDS encoding nitroreductase family protein, with amino-acid sequence MCQDDMYETIVARRTIRKFKPEPVPRDLLERLIEAGRLAPSAANLQPLEFVVVDAAGPRAEIFPCLKWAAYIAPDGDPRPGQEPAAYVVTLVRTDIREKMFEYDVGAAMENMILTALAGGVGSCWLLSVDRDRLRTILGVPEQYRIDSVLALGYPAEEPAAEVMAGSCRYWKDAQGRLHVPKRPAAAVAHFNRF; translated from the coding sequence ATGTGCCAGGATGACATGTACGAGACGATAGTGGCGCGGCGGACCATCCGCAAGTTCAAGCCGGAGCCGGTGCCGCGGGACCTGCTCGAGCGGCTGATCGAGGCCGGGCGGCTGGCGCCGTCGGCGGCCAACCTCCAGCCCCTCGAGTTCGTCGTGGTCGACGCGGCCGGGCCCCGGGCCGAGATCTTCCCTTGCCTGAAGTGGGCGGCCTATATCGCGCCGGACGGCGATCCGCGCCCCGGCCAGGAGCCGGCGGCCTACGTCGTGACCCTGGTCCGCACGGACATCCGGGAGAAGATGTTCGAGTACGACGTCGGCGCGGCCATGGAGAACATGATCCTGACGGCCCTGGCCGGGGGCGTCGGCAGCTGCTGGCTGCTGTCGGTCGACCGGGACCGGCTGAGGACGATCCTGGGCGTGCCCGAGCAATATCGCATCGACTCGGTCCTGGCCCTGGGCTATCCGGCCGAGGAGCCGGCGGCCGAGGTCATGGCCGGATCATGCCGGTACTGGAAGGACGCCCAGGGGCGGCTCCACGTGCCC